A stretch of DNA from Microlunatus sp. Gsoil 973:
TGCTTCGTCGGCACGGCAAACTCTCGGCGGCCGAACTCGCCCGCCGGCTCGAGGTCGACCGGCGTACGGTGCTGCGGGACGTCGAGGCACTGTCCACTGCCGGCTTCCCCCGTCTACGCCGAGCGCGGGCGGAACGGCGGGTTCGCCCTGCTGCCCGAATACCGGCCGGATGTCGGCGGCCTGACCGCGGATGAGACCAAAGCCCTCTTCCTCGCCGGCGGCCAACCGATCCTGGCCCGGTTCGGGCTGGCCGAACCACTGGCATCCGCGCTGACCAAACTCGGCATGGACCTCCCCGAGGACCGGCGCAGTGCGGTGGATGAGGCCGGCAGCCGGATCCTGATCGATGCCGGCGGCTGGGCCACCGGGCCGGAGCCGTTGCCCTGCCTGGAAACCGTGCACCGGGCGGTGCTCGCCGACCGCCGGTTGCGCGTGCACTACCTTCCCCGGCCGGGCAGGAGACCGGGGGTGCGCACAGTGGATCCGTACGGACTGCTGCAGGCCGCCGGGACCTGGTACCTGATCGCCGCCCACCGGGGACGGCCCCGCACCTACCGGATCTCCCGGATGGTCTCGGCCGCGATCCTGCCGCAGCCCAGCAATCGGCCGCACGATCTTGATCTTGCCGGTCTGTGGGAACGTCTCCGCGCCGAGTACGCCGATGCCTCACCGGTGATCATGATCAGAATCAGGGTCCCGGCGCGGTTCGTCGACCTGGTCCGGCGCAATCTCGCCATCCAACTCGCCGGGCCGCCGACAGTCACTCCGGACGGGGATTCCATGATCATCGAAGCGCCGGTGACCGGTCTGCGTGGCACGACAGGGATGCTCGCCGGCTTCGGCTCCATGATCGAAGTACTTCAACCACAGGAACTGATCGACTCGCTGCTCGAGGTCGCCGACCAGCTCAAGAAGCTGTACGACTAGTCGTCGGAGGTGACTTCGGTCAACTCCTTGATCATCGGCACGACCTCGGCGATCGACTCCTTGACCATCGTCGGGTGGTACGGGAAGCCACCGACCTGCTCGCGGGCGGTCGACCCGGTCAGCACCAGGATGGTCCGCATGCCTGCCTCGATCCCGGCGATCACGTCGGTGTCCATCCGGTCCCCGATCATGATCGTCGTCTCGGAATGGGCCTGCAGCCGGTTCAGTGCCGACCGCATCATCAGCGGGTTCGGCTTACCGACGTAGTACGGCGCCAAACCGGTGGCCCGGGTGATCAGCGCAGCCACCGACCCGGTCGCCGGCAACGACCCTTCCGGGGACGGGCCGGTCGCATCCGGGTTGGTGGCGATGAACTTCGCGCCCCGTTCCAGCAGCCGGATGGCCCGGGTGATCGCCGCGAACGAGTAGGTGCGGGTCTCACCGAGCACGACGTAGTCTGGATCGGTCTCGGTGAGGACGAAGCCGGCATCGTGCAACGCGGTGGTCAGTCCTGCCTCGCCGATCACGAAGGCTGACCCGTGGGGCGTCTGCTCGGAGAGGAACTGTGCGGTCGCCAACGCCGATGTCCAGATCGCTTCCTCCGGCACCTCGATGCCGCTGGCCAGCAACCGAGCCCTGAGATCCCGCGCGGTGTAGATCGAGTTGTTGGTCAGCACCAGGAACCGCAGCGCGTTCTCCTGCAGTGCGGCGATGAATTCGGCCGCTCCGGGCTGTGCGCTGTTCTCGTGGACCAGCACACCGTCCATGTCGGTCAGCCAACTGTGTACCGGCCTGCTCCCATCCATGCCCCCATCTTGCCCGCCCACTCCCGCTCCGCACTCCCCAGATCGGCGAGGGGTCAGATATTCCCTCATATTCGCGGCGCGTCGCGATCCCAGCAGGTCATCCGACGTCACCGAGGACGGTCGGTGTCGATCGTCACGATTGTGCGCTGACGGCTGCCGGGACCCTCGTGATCACGGCAGCTGATGGACGGCGAACGGCAACACAGTGGTCGCCCCGGCGTCGGTGATCAACTTCCCGGCGACGGTCAGTGTCCAGCGGGTCCGGATGGTGTCGTCGACCAGCAACACCGCGCCGTCGAAGGCGACGCCCTGCCGAAGAGCCAGACCGTCGAGCAGCTCGCGGACCCGGGTGGCCGAGGTCGCGTCGTCGGTCGGACGGCGGCCGACGATCCCCAGGGCGTCGACAACCGGCAACCGTCCCACCTGACCCAGGTGACCGGCGATCGAATTGATCAAGATCGGGAACCGCCGGGACGGCATCGGGACGACGGCGACCGGCCGCTGCCAGCCGCGTGACCAGCGTTTCAGCACCTCGACGGCTCCGTCCAGGACCTCCCGCGGTGCCACAGCATCCCGCTGCCAGAGGGTTGCCAATGTCTGCTGCCAGGCCGGGTCGTCGGCGTACGCGATCGCCCGGCCCTCGGCCAGGAAGTTGATCTTCCCCTTGACGCCATCGATCCTGGACGGCCAGAGCTTGCGTGGTTCGATCACCACATCCAGCCCGCGGAAGAAGTGCTGGGCGGCACGTACGGTGTCCGGGTCGGGGCGCGGACCCGGCGCGGGCAAGTCACCGGTACAGACCGAACACCGGCCGCACGGTGACGGATCCGGGTCGTCGAGGGCCTGCTGCAGGAACTGCATCAGGCACCCGTCACCGTGGGCGTAATGGCGCATCAGATCGGCCTCCGCGGCCCGGACCCGGCGCAGTTCGGACCATTTGCCGTCGTCGTAGGTCCAGCCCTTTCCGGTCGCGAGCCAGCCACCGGGCACCTTGTCCACGGCGTCGTCGGTGGCGAGGATCTTCAGCAGGGTCGACAACCGGCCCGGCCGGACCCCGGTCGCGGTGCTGATCGCGGCCTCCGACTGCGGTTCGTCGCCGACCACCTCCAGCACCCGATCGACCTGATCGGGGTCCGGGATCCCTGCGGTGGCGAAGTATTCCCAGATTCGCTCGTCGGAGACCGACGGCACGAGCACGGCAACCGCCTCGTCGAGTGCCCGGCCGGCGCGTCCGACCTGTTGGTAGTAGGCGACCGGCGAGGCGGGTGAACCCAGATGGATGCAGAACGCAAGATCGGGTTTGTCGTACCCCATGCCGAGCGCGGACGTGGCAACCAGCGCCTTGATCCTGTTGTCCCGAAGTTGATCTTCGAGCTCAGTACGGTTCTCGGTCTGTCCGGTGTACGCCGCGACCTGCTGACGCTGACCGGCAAGACCCTGTTCGGCCAGGTACTGGTTCAGGAAGGCCGCGACGCGGTCCGCCTCGGCAACGGTCAACACGTACACGATGCCGGAACCCGGCAGCGCGCACAGCGCCTCGGCGACCCAGGCGTACCGTTCGAGCGGCGCCAACTCCGGCACCACGGCCAACCGCAGGGACGACCTGGCCAGCGAGCCGCGGAACGTGACGGTGTCCGTGCCGAGCTGCCGGGCCACGTCGGCGGTGACCCGCTGGTTGGCGGTCGCTGTGGTGGCCAGGACGGGCGTCTGGGGCGCCAGCGCCAGCAGTGCCCTGGTCAGCCGCTGGTAGTCCGGACGGAAGTCGAATCCCCAGTCCGAGACACAATGTGCCTCGTCGATGACTAGCAGACCGCAGCGGGAGAGGAGTCGGGGCAGCCGGTCGGCGAACCGGGGATTGCCCAGCCGCTCCGGTGAGACCAACAGCACGTCCAACCGGTCGGCGTCGAGATCGGAGAAGATCGACTCCCAGTCGTCGACATTGGTCGAATTGATGGTCGCCGCCCGCAGACCCGCACGCTCCGCGGCCGAGATCTGGTCGCGCATCAGGGCCAGCAGGGGTGAGACGACCAGCGTCGGCCCGGCACCGCCGGCGCGCAACGCCGCAGTCGCGCCCCAGTAGACGGCCGACTTGCCCCAACCAGTCGCCTGCACCACCAGCACACGCTTGTGCTCGTCGACCAGCGCAGTGACCGCGCGCGCCTGGTCCTCGCGCGCTCGTGCCTGTGGACCCGCGACCGCCCGGATCGTGCGGTCGAGGATCTCTGCGGTCTGCGTTGCGGTGCCGGCCATGCCCGCCATCATGCCTGCTGCCGGTGACGACGTGACCAGCCCGCGGTGCCACTACCGCCGGGTCGTGCCGCCCCCGCCCACCCCCGCACCGCTTGGTCGGTGCCGCACCAGTCGCTCGCCGCCGCCCCAGCTGCTCCCCGCCGCACCAGTTGCTCGCCGCCGCACCAGTTGCTCGCCCCGCACCACCTGCCCGGCCGCGCACCCACTGCAGGCGGTGCGCGGCCGAGTTGCCGGTGCGGGAACAAGCACGGGAGCATGGTGGACAGTGCTCGACCGGCGATGGCTGTCGACCGGAACGCACATGAATCCACGGAGAGGGTGGGATGGGTGATGGCGGACTCGGACCGGCCGGTGATCGGAATCGTCGGCGGCGGTATCCGCGGGTCGATGTATGCGGCTGCGGTTCGTCAGCACCCGGCGGCCGACCTGGCCGGGATCTGTGAATCCGACACCGGGCGGGCGGACCGGCTGTCCCAGGAGTTCTCCGTGCCGGTCCATGCCGATCTGGGATCGATGATCGCCGACCTGCCGGAGCTGACCGCGCTGGTGGTCGCCACCCCGGACTTCGCCCATCGCGAAGTCGCGCTGCTCGGTATCGAGCACGGACTGGATCTGATGATCGAGAAACCGCTGGCCACCTCGGGCGAGGACGCCCGGGCGATCGTCGCAGCCGCCGAGTCCGTCGGCAGGATGATCATGGTCGGCTTCGAGAACCGGTGGAATCCGCGGTTCGTCCGGATCCGGCAGGACCTGGCCGAGGCGGGGTCGCCGATGGTCAACCAGGTGATCAATCTCAACGACACCAGCTATGTGCCGACCGGGATGCTGGGATGGGCGGCACGGTCCTCACCCGGCTGGTTCCTGATGCCGCACACCCTCGATCTTGCCTGCTGGTTGTCCGGCGCACGGCCGACGGAGGTGTACGCCCGTGGCCGGCGCGGGTTCCTTGATGCCAGGAGGGTGCCCACCTGGGATGCGATCACGGCGACCTTCGGCATGTCGGACGGATCGTTGCTGGTGTTGAACTCCCAGTGGGTGTTGCCGCAAAGTTATCCGGCGGTCTTCGACTTCCGGTACGAGTTGCACACCGAGACCGCCAGCTACCAGATCGACGTCGCCGACTCCGGTGTGACCCGCTACGACGGCGACGGCATCAGCCGGCCACAGTTCGGAGTGATCGAGCAGCCGAAGCTGTCCGGAGTGCCGATCGACATGATCAACAGCTTCATCGACCGGTTGAACGGCGCCGATCTCGACCTGCCCGACGGTCGGCACGGCGAGTTGATCACCCTGGCGATCGAAGCCGTCCACACCAGCATCTCCGAGGGGCGACCGATCACGATCCGGTGAGGATGTCGCTGATCTCCTCGATCGCGACGGCCACCTCGGTGAACGAGGTGGACAGTGGTGAGACGCCGAGCCGGATGCCGTCGGGTCGTCGAAAGTCCGGCAACACGCCGCGCTTCCAGAGTTCCTCCTTGACCTCGGCGAAACCTGCGGCCCGGATCGTCACATGGCCGCCACGATGCCGATGATCGCGGGGTGACCCGAGCCGTACGCCCAGGGGCGCCAGCTGCTCGTCGATCAGCTCGATCGCGAAGTCGGTCAGGGCAAGCGACTTCGCCCGGATCGCGTCCAGTCCGACCTCACCGATCAACGCGATGGCGTGCCGCAACGGAA
This window harbors:
- a CDS encoding HTH domain-containing protein; amino-acid sequence: MRADRLLTLVALLRRHGKLSAAELARRLEVDRRTVLRDVEALSTAGFPRLRRARAERRVRPAARIPAGCRRPDRG
- a CDS encoding YafY family protein, whose product is MDLPEDRRSAVDEAGSRILIDAGGWATGPEPLPCLETVHRAVLADRRLRVHYLPRPGRRPGVRTVDPYGLLQAAGTWYLIAAHRGRPRTYRISRMVSAAILPQPSNRPHDLDLAGLWERLRAEYADASPVIMIRIRVPARFVDLVRRNLAIQLAGPPTVTPDGDSMIIEAPVTGLRGTTGMLAGFGSMIEVLQPQELIDSLLEVADQLKKLYD
- a CDS encoding HAD-IIA family hydrolase, with protein sequence MDGSRPVHSWLTDMDGVLVHENSAQPGAAEFIAALQENALRFLVLTNNSIYTARDLRARLLASGIEVPEEAIWTSALATAQFLSEQTPHGSAFVIGEAGLTTALHDAGFVLTETDPDYVVLGETRTYSFAAITRAIRLLERGAKFIATNPDATGPSPEGSLPATGSVAALITRATGLAPYYVGKPNPLMMRSALNRLQAHSETTIMIGDRMDTDVIAGIEAGMRTILVLTGSTAREQVGGFPYHPTMVKESIAEVVPMIKELTEVTSDD
- a CDS encoding DEAD/DEAH box helicase, producing the protein MAGTATQTAEILDRTIRAVAGPQARAREDQARAVTALVDEHKRVLVVQATGWGKSAVYWGATAALRAGGAGPTLVVSPLLALMRDQISAAERAGLRAATINSTNVDDWESIFSDLDADRLDVLLVSPERLGNPRFADRLPRLLSRCGLLVIDEAHCVSDWGFDFRPDYQRLTRALLALAPQTPVLATTATANQRVTADVARQLGTDTVTFRGSLARSSLRLAVVPELAPLERYAWVAEALCALPGSGIVYVLTVAEADRVAAFLNQYLAEQGLAGQRQQVAAYTGQTENRTELEDQLRDNRIKALVATSALGMGYDKPDLAFCIHLGSPASPVAYYQQVGRAGRALDEAVAVLVPSVSDERIWEYFATAGIPDPDQVDRVLEVVGDEPQSEAAISTATGVRPGRLSTLLKILATDDAVDKVPGGWLATGKGWTYDDGKWSELRRVRAAEADLMRHYAHGDGCLMQFLQQALDDPDPSPCGRCSVCTGDLPAPGPRPDPDTVRAAQHFFRGLDVVIEPRKLWPSRIDGVKGKINFLAEGRAIAYADDPAWQQTLATLWQRDAVAPREVLDGAVEVLKRWSRGWQRPVAVVPMPSRRFPILINSIAGHLGQVGRLPVVDALGIVGRRPTDDATSATRVRELLDGLALRQGVAFDGAVLLVDDTIRTRWTLTVAGKLITDAGATTVLPFAVHQLP
- a CDS encoding Gfo/Idh/MocA family protein, translating into MADSDRPVIGIVGGGIRGSMYAAAVRQHPAADLAGICESDTGRADRLSQEFSVPVHADLGSMIADLPELTALVVATPDFAHREVALLGIEHGLDLMIEKPLATSGEDARAIVAAAESVGRMIMVGFENRWNPRFVRIRQDLAEAGSPMVNQVINLNDTSYVPTGMLGWAARSSPGWFLMPHTLDLACWLSGARPTEVYARGRRGFLDARRVPTWDAITATFGMSDGSLLVLNSQWVLPQSYPAVFDFRYELHTETASYQIDVADSGVTRYDGDGISRPQFGVIEQPKLSGVPIDMINSFIDRLNGADLDLPDGRHGELITLAIEAVHTSISEGRPITIR